ATATTTAGGACTTGGGCGATCCTCATATTTCGACCTtggggtgtacctaatattgtggctgcAAAGAATAGGGTGGTTTCACGTGAAGCTTGTAACGAATGCTTGGCGTCAGAAATGTGACGAAAGTCGAAAAgcgcaaaaaaaacccatcgaCGAGCAGATTATTTCAAGTCAAACGCGAGTAGAATACTCTCCACGCAAACTTTCTATGTCCCAGAAGCACAAATTTTAATGACCACGAGCTCTACATTGGACACGTCGCGCGCGTGTTTTGTCAGTTTGGAGGCTGGACCCCACCAAGAGGCATAGCGCTGTCTGTGATTGGCTCTTGTCTAGGAAACTCTTTCACCTGATTGACTGCTAGCTACCTGGTCCGTTGTGTTTGTCGCGCAGCAAAATAACCAGGAGGGTCACGAGACAGAACATTGACTAGCGTGGCTTCATGTGTAGCGTGTCCCGAATGTATGGCGTCAGAAATGTGACAATAGTCGAGAGGCGAAAAAATAAACATCTACGCGCAGATTGTTTCAAATCACACGCGAGTAGAATGCTCTCCACGCGCACAAATGTGAATGACCACGAGCTCTACATGGTGCCACATGATACAGGTCACGGGCGTGTTTTGGCAATTCGGAGGCAAGACCCCACGAGGAAGCACAGCCTGTCCAGGAAACCCCGCCCCCGTGACATCTTTCGCCTGATTGACAGCTAGCTACCTGGTCCGTTGTGCTtgaccaggggtgtcacgagacagaaCATTGACTGGAAGGAAGTAACAAACAATTTGACGTCTTTATTTCTACACAGAAGGAAAAGTCTTTGCTGTCTCGAAGAGTTTTCATGTCCCAACACCTGTCCACCCTGACAGAAAAGCGTTGCCGTGGAAACAAAGCTGAACAATGTCGTCATGTGATCTGTCATAGATCTGTCGTGCTCCCAGAGCCTCGTGCTCCTTTCGAAGTCACATTTGAGACCGGACGTTGAAGAAGATCGACGAGCCGATGAAGTCCATCTCGGGTTGACGTGACGTCACCTGGACGTCAGACATCACCTCACCTCCTGCAGCTTCATGTCTAGGTGACGTTCTCGGCTGAGAGCTTTGAGAGCGACGTCGCGCTCGTGTTGCCTTCTCTCTGCCAGGTGCTTCAGAAGCTCCGCCTCCTGACACTGGATGGTAAAGATGGACGTCAGCGTCATGTCAACTGTCAAGGATGTTCGCTTAGTTCTGACCTTTCTCCTCTCGTGGGCGGCCTCCAGTTTCTGTTGGATCTCTTCCAGCGAGGCTTTGTGACGAGGGGGCGTGGTCGCCTTCGGCTCGCCGTTCAAGGTGGGCGGCTTCAGGATGACCTGGAAGGCGTGGCCGCTCGCACGTTTGTTCAACTCCATGACCTCCATGTGGCGGATGTCGCCCAGGTTTAAGTCCACCACACCTGCCGAGACATGTCACGTGAGGAAATAACATCTTAACCTGATTGTTGCTACTTTGAGACGAACTGTCCCTGTCCTTCGGAGACAACAAGTACCCCAGGAGACACCCGCTGAAGACTGCTAACCCTAATAACTGCCCTCCACGTGCCCCTAAAGTCGAATGCGATCATGTGACTGAGGAGATGTCAGCTGACCTTGCTTTTTGGCAGACATGTCGTCGGGTGGCTTCTGGAGGATGCAGGAGCAGAGAAGCGACACTAGGGGGAGCTCTCGCAACTTCTCTCTATGGGCTGAAGAGACGAACGCGCAcaataaatactaaataatattagtacaaacaataacaatactgttttattaatcataatattcactctaatattaatattaacggCAATATTACATGTATTGCAATCATAAAATTactattaataaatataaataatatgaagtattcattattaataaagtaAACATCATTATTGATAGTAATACAAATATTACACTATTAttcatgtttttacatttattttacatgaTTTAGAAATATATCTATGATATTCTAGCAACGATATTAACAATAttaacaatattaatattaatatataatattaacaaCATATTGATAAAAATGGTAATAATATTGAAACTGATATTACGATAATAGTAATATTACATCTAATAGAACAATAATGTTAATAaagaatgtaaataataattattgaaaAGAAATTAATAAAACTAATATTGAATATTTGAATATATTATTGAATAGTTTAACATCCATATGTTAATATTACATTATGAATGCAGATACTATTAATGTATAACATATAATAACCATAGCAATGTTAACAAGGATAACAGTTCTAACAATAGCTAGAATTGCAAAGGCGTGACTGAGAAGAAAAGCACCTGCTGACGTCATGGCGTGGCTGCTGAGGAAGACTTGGTGACGTCAGCCAGACTGCGTTCAGGGAATAGTGGTCCCGTGCGTCTAAACAGGGACAacatgtaaatgaatgtgttccACATGCACGGACAAAACGTGCAAAGGAACTCAGCAGATGAGCTTCAAAATGAGCCTTTTGCGTCAATTTGCGTTTTCTCTCCcaagaaaaaagtacatttacgtCAGAACAATGACgcttttttcattaaaaaaacgttCTTATCGTTTGTCTGCTCACGGTGACATCATCGTTATTATTCATTGTGCATCTGAGCAATTATGTCCGTTTTTGTCATCCTTTTCAAGTGCAGTCGCCCAATTTCAAgaccaaaagaagaaacagGACGCAAAGGCAAAATAGCGAAGTATAAGAGAAGCAGAAAACATCACTCACCAGTTGGATGTTGCTGAAGATGTGCAGCAGCATCCGCAGCATCAGCACCACACGGCAGCTGCTG
The sequence above is a segment of the Dunckerocampus dactyliophorus isolate RoL2022-P2 chromosome 3, RoL_Ddac_1.1, whole genome shotgun sequence genome. Coding sequences within it:
- the LOC129178593 gene encoding stathmin-4-like, with translation MTSAAHREKLRELPLVSLLCSCILQKPPDDMSAKKQGVVDLNLGDIRHMEVMELNKRASGHAFQVILKPPTLNGEPKATTPPRHKASLEEIQQKLEAAHERRKCQEAELLKHLAERRQHERDVALKALSRERHLDMKLQEVR